In Bacteroidia bacterium, a genomic segment contains:
- a CDS encoding aminotransferase class V-fold PLP-dependent enzyme — translation MNPSLKYMFNLDPEVIYLNGAYMSPMLREVEEAGITGILGKRSPNRISTDDFFAPVKALKSAFTKLVGGDTPERVALIPSVSYGMAIATRNIPLRRGEKIILADEQFPSNVFGWEKLAHHTGASVIRVTPPQDFSDRGEHWNEKILNAIDESTKVVALPHFHWVDGTRFDLLAIRKKTWEVGAKLIIDGTQSIGAFPFDIQEIQPDAVIAAGYKWLMGPYGLGLAWFGPFFDDKEPLEENWINRMGSEDFSSLARYEPHYQPFARRYDMGEQSNFILVPMLTTAIGWINRQGVDHIQGYCKELVSKPLEILQSAGYQVEQPGWRSNHLVGIYLPKGLAVNHIKQELEKEKIFISVRGKSLRVSPHLYNEPADLEKLVSVLMNVSAKHRN, via the coding sequence ATGAACCCTTCCCTCAAATACATGTTTAACCTTGATCCTGAGGTTATCTATCTGAATGGTGCATATATGTCACCGATGTTGCGAGAGGTGGAAGAAGCCGGGATAACGGGTATTTTGGGAAAACGTTCTCCTAACCGTATCTCAACCGATGATTTTTTTGCCCCTGTAAAGGCACTCAAATCAGCGTTTACCAAACTGGTTGGTGGGGATACTCCCGAAAGGGTTGCTTTGATTCCTTCTGTCTCTTATGGAATGGCGATCGCTACGCGCAATATTCCTTTGAGAAGAGGTGAGAAAATCATATTGGCAGACGAACAATTTCCCAGCAATGTGTTTGGCTGGGAAAAGCTTGCCCACCATACTGGCGCATCTGTTATAAGGGTCACCCCGCCGCAGGATTTTTCTGACAGAGGGGAGCACTGGAATGAAAAAATACTAAACGCTATCGACGAGAGTACAAAAGTAGTCGCCCTTCCCCATTTTCACTGGGTAGATGGGACACGCTTTGACCTCCTTGCCATTCGCAAAAAAACCTGGGAAGTGGGTGCCAAACTTATTATTGATGGCACACAGTCTATTGGCGCGTTTCCTTTTGATATTCAGGAGATACAGCCAGATGCCGTAATTGCTGCGGGGTATAAATGGCTAATGGGGCCTTATGGTCTGGGACTCGCCTGGTTTGGGCCTTTTTTTGATGATAAGGAGCCGCTGGAAGAAAACTGGATCAACCGCATGGGGAGTGAAGACTTTAGCTCTCTGGCCAGGTATGAGCCCCATTATCAGCCATTTGCGCGACGATATGATATGGGAGAACAAAGCAATTTTATCCTGGTTCCAATGCTTACTACCGCAATAGGGTGGATCAACAGGCAAGGGGTGGACCATATACAGGGGTATTGTAAAGAACTGGTTTCAAAACCATTGGAGATTCTTCAGTCTGCGGGTTATCAGGTTGAGCAGCCCGGGTGGCGGAGCAATCATTTGGTTGGTATTTATCTTCCCAAAGGGTTGGCGGTAAATCATATAAAACAGGAGCTGGAGAAAGAAAAAATATTCATTTCTGTAAGAGGAAAATCGCTCCGGGTCTCGCCACATTTATATAATGAACCAGCAGATTTGGAAAAGCTGGTTTCAGTCTTAATGAATGTTTCTGCTAAACATCGCAATTAA
- a CDS encoding HTTM domain-containing protein has translation MANSTKSSSVNRSDKWSYLFRPMPALGLGIFRISFGAIMLWEMLYLVKLDFVPVFLTDPEVHFHYDLLSWLNPLPENLMWLLIVALIACCVLIILGKWYRPAMAVFAIGFTYIFFIDKAYYNNHLYLICLLSGWLIFIDADTSLKIGRKTAPTGDETVPAWMYYVLQAHLVMVYFFGGIAKLNYDWLIRHEPVMTMLDEGFYLHQLLGDSIAIGLLTYGGLVFDLTIGFILLFPKTRWLGVAGVLFFNLSNASLFDDINIFPYFMVLATVLFLDQNWLKEKLYFRKPDPKRKQPKPSVFAPSRRLVLILCIYFGIHLLMPFRHFLYPGNPEWTGQGQRFSWRMKIQTRKTEKLEFQVLDYSRKTIYPVDLSAYKLNRDQITLMAMDPAAMWQFCQFLSDRGKIKLHSKKVGVQANIRVSMNNRPVQQMVDPEINMAETTRSIFRNSTWILPLKDNP, from the coding sequence ATGGCAAACAGTACTAAAAGTAGTTCCGTTAATCGATCTGATAAATGGAGCTACCTTTTCCGGCCTATGCCAGCATTGGGGCTGGGCATATTTAGAATTTCTTTTGGTGCAATTATGCTCTGGGAGATGTTGTATCTGGTGAAACTGGACTTTGTCCCTGTCTTTCTGACGGACCCTGAAGTGCATTTTCATTATGATCTGCTTTCATGGCTGAACCCACTCCCCGAAAACCTCATGTGGTTGCTCATCGTAGCGCTGATAGCCTGCTGTGTTCTCATTATTTTGGGTAAATGGTATCGGCCAGCTATGGCGGTTTTTGCCATTGGCTTTACCTATATATTTTTTATTGATAAAGCCTATTACAACAACCACCTTTATCTGATCTGTCTGCTCTCCGGATGGTTGATATTTATTGATGCGGATACTTCATTGAAAATTGGGCGAAAAACTGCGCCAACTGGTGATGAAACGGTTCCAGCCTGGATGTATTACGTCCTTCAGGCTCATCTGGTGATGGTGTATTTTTTTGGGGGAATAGCTAAGCTGAATTATGATTGGCTCATTCGGCACGAACCTGTGATGACCATGCTGGATGAGGGTTTTTATTTGCACCAACTGCTTGGAGACTCCATCGCTATTGGACTGCTTACCTACGGTGGGCTTGTTTTCGACCTTACCATAGGTTTTATACTGCTATTTCCTAAAACCCGCTGGCTGGGCGTCGCCGGGGTATTGTTCTTTAACCTGAGCAATGCATCACTCTTCGACGATATCAACATATTTCCCTATTTTATGGTTCTGGCAACTGTACTTTTTTTGGATCAGAACTGGTTGAAGGAAAAGCTGTATTTCCGGAAGCCTGATCCCAAAAGAAAACAGCCTAAACCATCCGTATTTGCCCCTTCCCGCAGATTGGTACTGATCCTCTGTATATATTTTGGCATTCATCTCTTAATGCCATTCCGCCATTTTTTATACCCGGGAAACCCGGAATGGACAGGTCAGGGACAGCGTTTTTCATGGCGGATGAAAATTCAGACCAGAAAAACAGAAAAGCTGGAATTCCAGGTTCTCGATTATTCCCGAAAAACCATTTACCCGGTTGACCTCAGCGCCTACAAACTCAATCGCGATCAGATCACGCTGATGGCCATGGACCCCGCCGCAATGTGGCAATTCTGTCAGTTTTTGTCCGACCGGGGAAAAATCAAGCTTCACTCAAAGAAAGTCGGGGTACAGGCAAATATCAGGGTTTCAATGAATAACCGACCTGTTCAGCAAATGGTTGACCCTGAAATTAATATGGCCGAAACCACCCGAAGTATATTCAGGAATAGCACCTGGATTCTCCCGTTGAAAGATAACCCCTGA
- a CDS encoding prephenate dehydratase gives MKSVLTAEKRIAIQGVMGSFHEIAARKFFGDEIELEMCDSFPALFRSLDQGKAEFGVMAIENSVAGTILPNYGLVRDSRYTIIGELYLRIEHHIMALPGQSLAEIHEVHSHPMAILQCHKYFEDQPHIRLIESTDTADSAWMIKKSKKTGVGAIASRLAAKHTGLEILAEGIETHKRNFTRFLVLQQSDLVDFEKIRPNKSSLCFNLVHKVGSLSQILLVLSSHGMNLTKIQSLPVIGHEWQYFFHIDLEYDDYAQYQRSLSAIQPLVAELKILGEYERGKKHPEAHL, from the coding sequence ATGAAATCAGTATTAACCGCCGAAAAACGAATTGCCATTCAGGGTGTGATGGGGTCTTTCCACGAAATTGCTGCCCGGAAGTTTTTTGGCGACGAAATAGAATTGGAAATGTGCGACTCTTTTCCGGCTCTTTTTCGTTCTTTAGATCAAGGCAAAGCCGAATTTGGGGTAATGGCAATAGAAAATAGCGTGGCAGGTACAATTTTGCCCAACTATGGCCTTGTCAGAGATTCCCGTTATACGATAATTGGTGAGTTATACCTTCGTATAGAACATCATATCATGGCGCTTCCCGGACAGAGTTTAGCCGAAATCCACGAAGTCCATTCGCACCCCATGGCAATTTTGCAGTGTCACAAATACTTTGAAGATCAGCCTCATATTCGTCTGATTGAAAGCACCGATACCGCAGACAGTGCATGGATGATTAAAAAATCGAAAAAAACGGGTGTAGGTGCCATTGCCAGCAGACTGGCCGCAAAACATACCGGATTGGAAATCCTTGCAGAAGGAATTGAAACCCATAAACGAAATTTTACCCGCTTTTTAGTACTTCAGCAAAGCGACCTCGTGGATTTTGAAAAAATCCGGCCAAACAAATCCTCGCTATGTTTTAATCTTGTCCATAAGGTTGGGAGTTTATCTCAAATTCTGCTTGTACTTAGCAGCCATGGAATGAACCTGACTAAAATTCAGTCTCTTCCTGTAATCGGACATGAATGGCAGTATTTTTTTCATATCGATCTCGAATATGATGATTATGCGCAATATCAGCGTTCTCTTTCAGCCATTCAACCCCTTGTCGCAGAGCTAAAAATCCTTGGAGAATACGAACGGGGCAAAAAGCATCCGGAGGCTCACCTTTAA